A genome region from Cannabis sativa cultivar Pink pepper isolate KNU-18-1 unplaced genomic scaffold, ASM2916894v1 Contig7, whole genome shotgun sequence includes the following:
- the LOC115715815 gene encoding uncharacterized protein LOC115715815, with translation MALIVDKQQQQTNLKHFCRICKKGFGCGRALGGHMRAHGIGDESSHLDEDDAASDWEEKLALGDIPATNKRMYALRTNPNRLRSCRACENCGKEFMSWKSFLEHGKCSSEDAESLLSSPESDGDETGRGRGCNWSKRKRSFRAKVGNLVINNSSHICPSSEDEDLANCLMMLSNAAVDPLTAAEPEESCASASREEEQIRRNTISFNIAPISFRLPVENNRNLNNSNIKAKAVAKGNLFECKACKKVFNSHQALGGHRASHKKVKGCFAARLDNVQLDDSLPSVMADDDAITQDEFFPTKSNSTLQLDHHHRSNSPIASTSKRKSKVHECSICHRIFSSGQALGGHKRCHWITSNTTAAADTSAALSKFQQFQESMELQIHHHQSRLRRPKFEGNADDNDKDEALDLKLDLNLPAPGGGDMARSARTDHHHGISRAVVVPSFEVSTEIYLQPWMGPPKDDHQEDNHHQHHREVDNYVINKEEHNNNNNNNNNNNNNNNDNSNNIIINTNNNNNNTTSNGTYTMQNNIMVEDEADSKVKLAKLSELKDINVNEGSSPWLQVGIGSTIDVVGVGP, from the coding sequence ATGGCTTTGATTGTGGACaagcaacaacaacaaacaaactTGAAGCACTTCTGTAGAATTTGCAAGAAAGGTTTTGGGTGTGGGAGAGCATTGGGAGGGCACATGAGAGCTCACGGAATAGGCGACGAGAGCAGCCACCTGGACGAAGATGACGCCGCTAGCGATTGGGAGGAGAAGCTTGCCTTGGGCGACATTCCGGCTACCAACAAGCGAATGTATGCCTTGAGAACCAACCCTAACAGGCTGCGGAGTTGCCGGGCCTGTGAGAATTGCGGCAAGGAATTCATGTCATGGAAATCTTTTCTTGAGCACGGTAAATGTAGCTCCGAAGATGCCGAGTCTCTCCTATCTTCACCAGAGTCCGACGGTGATGAAACGGGCCGAGGGAGGGGCTGCAATTggtcaaaaagaaaaagatcatTCAGAGCAAAAGTTGGgaatttggtaataaataacTCCTCTCATATTTGTCCTTCTAGTGAGGATGAAGACTTAGCCAATTGCTTGATGATGTTATCGAATGCTGCTGTTGATCCTTTAACGGCCGCTGAGCCGGAGGAGTCTTGTGCTTCGGCAAGCAGAGAAGAAGAGCAAATTCGAAGAAACACCATCAGCTTCAACATTGCACCAATATCATTTAGGCTTCCGGTTGAGAATAATCGCAATCTTAATAATAGTAACATCAAAGCCAAAGCAGTAGCCAAAGGTAATTTGTTCGAGTGCAAGGCATGCAAAAAAGTCTTCAATTCCCACCAAGCTTTAGGCGGACATAGAGCCAGTCACAAGAAAGTGAAAGGCTGTTTCGCTGCCCGGCTAGACAACGTCCAACTGGATGATAGCCTTCCCTCCGTCATGGCCGATGATGATGCTATCACCCAGGACGAATTTTTCCCTACCAAATCAAATTCAACCTTACAATTGGATCATCACCACCGCTCCAATTCCCCAATAGCCTCCACATCCAAACGAAAATCAAAGGTTCATGAGTGTTCCATATGTCACCGAATTTTCTCTTCCGGACAAGCTTTAGGAGGCCATAAAAGGTgccattggatcacatccaacacTACTGCTGCAGCGGACACTTCAGCGGCTTTGTCTAAGTTCCAACAGTTTCAAGAAAGCATGGAACTACAAATTCATCATCATCAAAGCCGGCTAAGGAGACCCAAGTTCGAGGGTAATGCTGATGATAATGATAAAGATGAAGCCCTTGATTTGAAACTCGACCTCAATTTGCCGGCACCAGGGGGTGGTGATATGGCAAGATCAGCTAGAACAGATCATCACCATGGGATCAGTAGAGCGGTAGTAGTACCAAGCTTTGAGGTGTCAACAGAGATTTACCTGCAGCCGTGGATGGGGCCACCGAAAGACGATCATCAAGAAGATAATCATCATCAACACCATAGAGAAGTTGACAATTACGTGATTAACAAGGAagaacacaacaacaacaacaacaacaacaacaacaacaacaacaacaacaacgacAACAGTAATAACATCATTATTAacacaaacaacaacaacaacaatactaCTAGTAATGGAACTTATACTATGCAGAATAATATTATGGTGGAAGATGAAGCTGACAGTAAGGTGAAATTAGCAAAGCTAAGTGAGCTTAAGGATATTAACGTTAATGAGGGTTCCTCTCCCTGGTTGCAGGTAGGGATTGGTTCAACGATTGATGTTGTTGGAGTTGGCCCTTAA